In Leishmania braziliensis MHOM/BR/75/M2904 complete genome, chromosome 29, a genomic segment contains:
- a CDS encoding 3,2-trans-enoyl-CoA isomerase, mitochondrial precursor-like protein translates to MRCRRPSFYVRPQLWRACSTTASMSDTADLVVVRESPLEKVVLLEINNGRANVLTSEFISAFLQTIQDVCNPEKSQCRGIVLTSKTPGIFCAGLDLNELNTNLSRDRFAHYWGQFQQLFRTFHSLPVPLVSAINGHAAAAGCIIALASDYRVMARRHPTKPVDLMIGIAAAQHGFVVPPYVAGSMEHVVGFRKAEELLSLGLLLSADKALQVGLVDEVVEHHDEAVVPCLQFMEKLLELPSAAPYWMIKDMSRRHLLAPLCTEDLRTQDTVSFYNLFSNSQVKQTLAQHIQKLSRK, encoded by the coding sequence ATGAGATGCCGTCGTCCGTCCTTCTATGTGCGCCCACAGCTTTGGCGTGCGTGCTCTACTACTGCAAGCATGTCCGACACAGCCGATCTCGTCGTCGTGCGAGAGTCGCCGCTTGAGAAGGTGGTGCTTCTCGAGATCAACAACGGCCGCGCTAATGTGCTGACATCCGAATTCATTTCAGCCTTTCTGCAGACGATTCAGGATGTGTGCAACCCAGAGAAGTCACAATGCAGAGGAATTGTCCTCACCTCTAAGACCCCGGGCATCTTTTGTGCCGGTCTTGATCTCAACGAACTCAACACAAACCTCTCGAGGGATCGGTTTGCGCACTATTGGGGGCAGTTCCAGCAGCTCTTCAGAACCTTTCATTCCTTGCCGGTGCCACTAGTGAGCGCCATTAACGggcacgctgccgcagcgggaTGCATCATCGCTCTTGCTTCTGACTACCGCGTCATGGCAAGGCGGCATCCCACAAAGCCAGTGGACTTGATGATTGgtatcgccgccgcccagcACGGCTTTGTGGTGCCGCCATACGTGGCTGGCTCCATGGAGCATGTCGTGGGCTTTCGCAAAGCTGAGGAGTTGCTCTCCTTGGGCTTACTGCTGTCAGCTGACAAGGCCTTGCAGGTAGGACTCGTAGATGAGGTTGTAGAGCACCACGATGAGGCTGTTGTGCCGTGTCTGCAGTTCATGGAGAAGCTGCTAGAACTcccctcagcagcgccgtatTGGATGATCAAGGACATGTCGCGTCGTCACCTCCTAGCCCCGCTCTGCACCGAAGATCTTCGTACCCAGGACACTGTCAGCTTCTACAACCTCTTCAGCAACTCTCAGGTAAAGCAAACGCTAGCACAACACATACAGAAGTTGTCACGGAAGTAA
- a CDS encoding transcription factor-like protein, translated as MQTSVSYSISASRLSAVLAQWHAAAARGEEAAKKCDAWACVFGERSVNTPDNQRGQAMLQYILEAKEPVCNTAALITREVTLILHGAGVRVVAPTTKLEGHTIEVVEGVEAAQAHVTKLLAEKTVGAPTNEFAIQEGAFATTFAELVRRVVPSESLLSAAPALGELLFVKDDAALGCVEKAAGLCCAVFRRYARDCIADEMSKADPKTLYDVRQMLYTTLERPNTIQALESLAVDDFALVTGLPPCLFHRGTYKTQLNVDEDTLKEACNVPIHGDVVVVRFGVKNIGYTAFFGRTLLVESAAPPNAKAVYQFAYDVSTKLMELLVPGARLSDVYAGVMQYASDQNAELASFLSRNFGFSTGLLVLEARGSISEKGIAIVTNGMSFVIRVVLESVPSADGEGTFDVELTDTVIIRGGVAELKTKVARKLAEILYEDLDETAAATEAQEQARRNLNKITRQGQSETVVLSREVQREQELRQLLSELHAEFVAAGGKKGVQTSTEEYRTYDVGRLSLGELTPYKPDDRLPPLEGNNGIFVQPEKKVVWLPVCGRAVPFHVSTVNKVDVRAEGDKYIMTIVFHSMQEANIGYKLNRTKVFLKELTYSSPRNVFADAVIAIQGIQQRIKNEDAARKRALTSASNGRLTVTPNPLRLPTVKIRPPIANTNRQSKGCVGNLELHANGLRFSFLGGAPLDMLFENIKHVIFQPAVKSIYVIYHVTLTKPIEVNRKSISDVQFVAEVLESSELASSARRSFDDEVQAEERDEMRIRQTNKQFITFAHAVEERSKIKTQLPTNQFSFDGVHARSMTTFKGNREVLWAISDTPAFTQSVQEVEVVSFERIIPGGATFDMSLILKDYNKPVITINSIPRNSLEHIKDWCLSARLYYMETTVNPNWRTTMKEIREDPDWNPWLRGEGWSVLNNETNEEDDEEDDGGDSDSDSTYYEDEDDESSESDDSSWLEDEESDVESDSDASDESSAASWDELERRAAAKDRQSGYSDDDDHHPRKRPRTGAVAPAAAAAPPIRPSKIPVNMAGRGGGGGVVPPARRF; from the coding sequence ATGCAGACTTCTGTGAGCTATTCTATCTCTGCCTCGCGGCTTAGCGCCGTTTTGGCGCAGTggcacgctgctgccgctcgtggAGAGGAAGCCGCAAAAAAGTGCGATGCGTGGGCCTGCGTCTTTGGAGAGCGTAGCGTCAACACCCCCGATAACCAGCGTGGACAGGCGATGCTCCAGTACATCCTGGAGGCAAAAGAGCCAGTATGCAACACCGCCGCACTAATCACCAGGGAGGTGACGCTTATTCTCCACGGAGCAGGCGTGCGCGTTGTGGCGCCGACGACAAAGCTCGAGGGACACACTAttgaggtggtggagggggtcGAGGCGGCACAGGCGCATGTCACCAAGCTGCTTGCGGAAAAGACAGTTGGTGCCCCAACGAACGAGTTCGCCATTCAGGAGGGTGCATTTGCGACCACCTTCGCTGAGCTCGTGCGCAGAGTCGTGCCGAGTGAGTCGCTTCTGTCAGCCGCCCCTGCGTTGGGTGAGCTGCTTTTCGTGAAGGATGATGCCGCTCTCGGTTGCGTTGAAAAGGCTGCAgggctgtgctgcgctgtCTTTCGTCGTTACGCCCGTGACTGCATTGCGGATGAGATGTCGAAGGCGGATCCCAAGACCCTCTACGACGTGCGTCAGATGCTGTACACCACGCTGGAGCGACCAAATACCATTCAGGCACTCGAGTCGCTCGCTGTGGACGATTTCGCCCTCGTCACCGGCCTGCCGCCATGCCTTTTTCACAGGGGGACGTACAAAACCCAACTCAACGTGGACGAGGACACGCTCAAGGAGGCATGCAATGTTCCCATTCACGGTGATGTGGTCGTTGTGCGATTTGGCGTCAAGAACATTGGCTACACCGCTTTTTTTGGTCGTACACTCTTGGTGGAGTCGGCCGCACCGCCGAACGCCAAAGCAGTGTATCAGTTTGCCTACGATGTGAGCACTAAGCTCATGGAACTCCTTGTCCCTGGTGCTCGACTCAGTGACGTGTACGCTGGCGTGATGCAGTACGCGAGCGATCAAAACGCCGAGCTGGCCTCCTTCCTATCGAGGAACTTCGGGTTCTCTACAggtctcctcgtcctcgaagCGCGCGGGAGCATTTCGGAGAAGGGTATCGCGATCGTCACCAATGGGATGAGCTTCGTGATACGCGTCGTGCTGGAGTCCGTTCCGAGCGCAGACGGCGAGGGCACGTTTGACGTTGAGCTCACTGACACCGTAATCATACGCGGTGGTGTGGCGGAGCTCAAGACAAAAGTTGCACGCAAACTGGCGGAGATTCTCTACGAAGACCTCGATGAAACGGCCGCTGCGACggaggcgcaggagcaggCGCGGCGCAACTTGAACAAGATCACTCGCCAGGGCCAGTCCGAGACCGTTGTGCTCTCGCGCGAAgtgcagcgcgagcaggagctgcgacagctgcTGAGCGAGCTGCACGCCGAGTTTGTGGCGGCCGGTGGCAAAAAAGGGGTGCAGACCTCAACGGAGGAGTACCGTACATACGACGTAGGCCGTCTGTCTCTGGGTGAACTAACTCCGTACAAGCCAGATGACCGGTTGCCGCCTCTGGAGGGCAACAACGGCATCTTTGTGCAGCCGGAGAAGAAGGTGGTGTGGCTGCCAGTGTGCGGTCGTGCTGTGCCCTTTCACGTGTCGACGGTAAACAAGGTCGATGTGAGGGCTGAAGGTGATAAGTACATCATGACCATTGTGTTCCATAGCATGCAGGAGGCCAATATAGGCTACAAGCTGAACCGCACCAAGGTTTTCCTGAAGGAGCTGACGTACTCGAGCCCGAGGAACGTCTTCGCCGATGCTGTAATCGCCATCCAAGGCATTCAGCAGCGGATCAAGAACGAGGATGCCGCCCGCAAGCGTGCCCTCACTTCCGCCTCCAACGGGAGATTGACGGTCACCCCCAATCCACTGCGGCTCCCGACAGTCAAGATTCGCCCGCCGATCGCGAACACGAACCGCCAGAGCAAGGGCTGCGTGGGCAACCTTGAGCTGCATGCCAACGGGCTGCGATTCTCATTTCTTGGTGGTGCCCCGTTGGATATGCTTTTTGAGAACATCAAACACGTCATCTTTCAACCTGCGGTGAAGAGCATCTACGTGATTTACCATGTTACCCTCACAAAGCCCATCGAAGTGAACCGGAAGAGCATCTCGGATGTGCAATTTgtggcagaggtgctggagaGCAGCGAGCTGGCGAGTAGTGCGCGACGATCCTTCGATGATGAAGTCcaggcggaggagcgcgaTGAAATGCGCATTCGGCAGACAAACAAGCAGTTCATCACCTTTGCCCATGCCGTGGAGGAGCGGAGCAAGATCAAGACGCAGCTGCCCACCAATCAGTTCTCCTTCGACGGCGTCCATGCTCGTTCCATGACGACGTTTAAAGGCAATCGCGAGGTCCTCTGGGCTATCAGCGACACCCCAGCTTTCACACAGAGCGTCCAGGAGGTCGAGGTGGTCTCCTTCGAGCGCATTATCCCAGGCGGTGCAACGTTTGACATGTCACTCATCCTGAAGGACTACAACAAGCCGGTCATCACAATCAACTCAATCCCGCGCAATTCGCTGGAGCACATTAAGGACTGGTGCCTGAGCGCGCGGCTCTATTACATGGAAACCACTGTGAACCCGAACTGGCGCACCACAATGAAGGAGATCCGTGAGGACCCAGACTGGAACCCGTGGCTGCGCGGAGAAGGCTGGTCGGTGCTCAATAACGAGACGaatgaggaggacgacgaggaggacgacggcggcgattCCGACTCGGATTCGACGTACTACGAGGACGAAGATGATGAGTCCTCCGAATCGGACGACAGCTCCTGGctcgaggacgaggagagtGACGTGGAGTCAGACAGTGACGCAAGTGACGagtccagcgccgccagctggGACGAGCTCGAACGCCGAGCAGCCGCCAAGGACCGTCAGAGCGGCTacagtgacgacgacgatcaTCACCCACGTAAGCGCCCACGCACGGGTGCCGTTgcacctgccgcagcggctgcgcccCCTATCCGACCCTCAAAGATTCCGGTCAACATGGCGGGCcgcgggggcggcggcggcgttgttCCACCTGCGCGTCGATTCTAG
- a CDS encoding ribosomal protein L3-like protein translates to MRRFNSGALGVALRVARRWRSGGGPGDRRVRTDWYRCYPSLMTEKDRDMYHCYYPYLFDHGDKMSLYPKIPENPREWQVEQLQTTYDAIREDKYDAFRRLRDKFPELYQDTRAWDNPPPFGEFNMFYSVRFGMVGVKVFTCKDYDDLGNQFDCTAFWFPDNQIVKHSTRNGDVGTDKVYVGAMNVPVEFHKPHVAAFYKAAGVPVKHVSAGFPVTPDAYAPVGTKLDVRHFKPGQEVTITFQNTDYGYQGVMFRHGFDGGYVWLGDSKWQRRPGCMGAEGQKRIYPGHRMAGQTGASAETYQGVPVWRIDYKNSLIYLPTLIDADVGTYVKFRDTINTKGYTLWNEHRGTPAFPTFVPSEDEDLNKLATDECQLTSPPLYMYFRDEFAAAQLVSQADVEDAKSAKPATAAPKKKVYDLKKYTEARKKYRKSLRKARKYKLMGIRTHAHEKQEEARRAKILKYKRVKT, encoded by the coding sequence ATGCGGCGTTTCAATAGCGGTGCTCTTGGCGTTGCCTTGCGTGTAGcacggcgatggcgcagcggtgggggCCCTGGCGATCGGCGTGTTCGGACAGACTGGTATCGCTGCTATCCTTCGCTCATGACGGAAAAAGACCGTGATATGTACCACTGTTACTACCCTTACTTATTCGATCATGGCGACAAGATGAGCTTGTACCCGAAAATCCCCGAGAACCCCCGCGAATGGCAGGTGGAGCAACTGCAGACTACCTACGACGCGATCCGCGAGGATAAGTACGACGCGTTTCGTCGGTTGCGCGATAAATTCCCCGAGCTCTACCAAGACACGCGTGCCTGGGACAACCCGCCGCCGTTTGGAGAGTTCAACATGTTTTACAGTGTTCGCTTTGGGATGGTCGGCGTCAAGGTTTTCACTTGCAAAGATTACGATGACCTGGGCAACCAGTTTGACTGTACTGCCTTCTGGTTCCCTGACAATCAGATTGTAAAACACTCGACTCGTAACGGCGATGTGGGGACCGACAAGGTCTATGTTGGCGCCATGAACGTACCAGTGGAGTTTCACAAACCGCACGTGGCTGCGTTTTACAAAGCCGCGGGCGTACCTGTGAAGCATGTGTCTGCCGGCTTTCCAGTGACGCCGGACGCGTACGCGCCAGTTGGAACTAAACTTGATGTGCGGCACTTCAAACCTGGCCAGGAAGTGACCATTACTTTTCAGAACACCGACTACGGTTACCAAGGAGTCATGTTTCGCCACGGCTTCGACGGTGGCTATGTCTGGCTTGGAGACTCCAAGTGGCAGCGACGTCCCGGCTGCATGGGTGCAGAAGGACAGAAGCGCATCTACCCTGGCCATCGCATGGCAGGGCAGACGGGCGCGTCTGCTGAAACCTACCAAGGTGTTCCAGTGTGGCGCATCGACTACAAGAACTCACTCATCTACCTGCCTACCCTGATTGACGCCGATGTCGGGACCTACGTGAAGTTTCGGGATACCATCAACACAAAAGGATACACACTGTGGAATGAGCACCGCGGCACACCGGCTTTTCCCACCTTTGTGCCCAGCGAGGACGAAGATCTTAACAAGCTGGCCACTGACGAGTGCCAGCTGACCTCTCCTCCACTGTACATGTACTTCCGAGACGAGTTCGCGGCTGCCCAGCTTGTGAGCCAGGCGGATGTGGAGGATGCCAAGAGTGCCAAGCCggcgactgcagcgcctAAGAAGAAGGTGTACGACTTGAAGAAGTACACCGAGGCCAGAAAGAAGTACCGCAAGAGCCTGCGTAAGGCACGCAAGTACAAGCTCATGGGCAttcgcacgcacgcccacgAAAAACAGGAGGAGGCTCGGCGCGCCAAGATTTTGAAATATAAGCGTGTCAAGACGTGA
- a CDS encoding putative tryptophanyl-tRNA synthetase — MVELPLPPFRLPSPGFYLLGAFTALYLADETMYCMTSLLLIFSGSAHQLSFGCTSQLDSKWGSTPLFAAHCFFADFLSMEGPAGQEAIVTPWTVEGDVDYDKLIKHFGCQAIDERVLDRIERLTGTKPHHFLRRGIFFSHRDLNLILDAYEKGEPFYLYTGRGPSSESMHIGHLIPFMFTKWLQDTFQVPLVIQLTDDEKFFFKDVTLEEIDKMTTENLKDIIAFGFDPNLTFIFRDFEYVGKMYRIVARVEKAYTASQVRGCFGFKMEDNCGRWMFPAIQAAPSFSAAFPHIFPLGKGNVFCMIPQAIDQDPYFRLTRDVAPRMGFLKPAVIHSKFFPGLSGSKGKMSSSTGAAVFLTDTPKMIKDKISKHAFSGGGADKKEQLLLGANTNVDIPVQWLRFFLEDDEELKRLQKDYMLGRIMTGDVKKVLIQTLTNIVTTHQEARKRVTDADAELFTAVRLMGPAKEAAESK; from the coding sequence ATGGTGGAGCTCCCGCTGCCCCCCTTCCGTCTGCCCTCTCCAGGCTTCTACTTACTCGGTGCCTTTACTGCCTTATACCTTGCTGATGAAACCATGTATTGCATGACATCGCTGTTGCTCATCTTTTCTGGTAGTGCTCACCAGTTGAGCTTTGGCTGCACATCTCAGTTGGATTCAAAGTGGGGATCTACACCTCTTTTTGCCGCTCATTGTTTCTTTGCGGATTTCTTAAGCATGGAGGGCCCCGCTGGGCAGGAGGCTATCGTGACCCCGTGGACAGTAGAGGGTGACGTGGACTACGACAAGCTCATCAAGCACTTTGGCTGCCAGGCGATTGACGAGAGGGTGCTGGATCGGATAGAGCGTCTGACCGGGACGAAGCCTCACCATTTTCTGCGCCGTGGCATCTTCTTTTCTCATCGTGATTTGAACCTCATCCTGGATGCATACGAGAAGGGGGAGCCGTTCTACCTGTACACTGGGCGTGGGCCCAGCAGCGAGTCGATGCACATTGGGCATCTGATCCCTTTCATGTTCACCAAGTGGCTGCAGGATACCTTTCAGGTGCCGCTGGTGATTCAGCTCACCGATGACGAGAAGTTCTTCTTCAAAGATGTGACGTTAGAGGAAATTGACAAAATGACGACGGAGAACTTGAAGGACATTATTGCCTTCGGCTTCGACCCAAATCTGACGTTTATCTTCAGAGACTTCGAGTACGTTGGCAAAATGTATCGCATTGTTGCGCGCGTCGAGAAGGCTTACACGGCTAGCCAGGTGCGGGGCTGCTTCGGCTTCAAAATGGAGGATAACTGCGGCCGCTGGATGTTCCCCGCCATTCAGGCCGCGCCGTCCTTCTCTGCAGCGTTTCCGCACATTTTTCCGCTAGGGAAGGGCAATGTCTTTTGTATGATTCCTCAGGCGATTGATCAAGACCCGTACTTCCGCCTTACGCGCGATGTGGCGCCACGCATGGGCTTTTTGAAGCCAGCCGTCATCCACTCCAAATTCTTTCCGGGTCTTAGTGGGTCGAAGGGCAAGATGAGCTCCTCTACAGGTGCTGCGGTCTTTCTGACGGACACCCCAAAGATGATCAAGGACAAGATCAGCAAGCATGCCttcagcggtggtggtgccgataagaaggagcagctgctACTTGGCGCGAACACTAACGTGGACATACCTGTGCAGTGGCTCCGCTTCTTCCTtgaggatgacgaggagtTGAAGCGCCTCCAGAAGGACTACATGTTGGGCCGCATCATGACCGGTGACGTGAAGAAAGTCCTCATCCAAACCCTCACCAACATCGTGACGACGCACCAGGAGGCGCGCAAGAGGGTGACGGATGCGGATGCGGAACTCTTCACTGCCGTCCGCTTGATGGGACCAGCgaaggaggcagcggagTCGAAGTAA
- a CDS encoding QA-SNARE protein putative, producing MADPSWRRACDLLAKHLQSLGQKITAIRRISNRRSSIEEIKREREEVKRITHDANVTDVQDIRKIVKSFERFILLDKSLSDEGRKLAKDAEVILKDYERTCNDFYRKCMEGESARGAQSSRALQTFREASEDDDEIERQSLLARESPQRVQFERDMYEELMLERQRETGEIADNVRDIHEIFQHISGMVNEQGEQLEVVDNNLSAAERATRNASQHLRRAQQYQTTSSRNKILFICMLIMLAIVSIGLLLS from the coding sequence ATGGCGGACCCCAGCTGGCGCCGCGCCTGCGACCTGCTCGCAAAGCACCTTCAGTCGCTGGGGCAGAAGATAACAGCGATACGGCGTATCTCTAAccggcgcagctccatcGAGGAAAtcaagagagagcgcgaggaggtgaagcgcaTCACACATGACGCCAACGTTACCGATGTGCAGGATATTCGCAAGATAGTTAAGTCATTTGAGCGCTTCATACTACTCGACAAGAGCCTTAGCGACGAGGGTAGAAAGCTTGCCAAAGACGCTGAAGTGATTCTCAAGGATTATGAGAGGACCTGCAACGACTTCTACCGTAAGTGTATGGAGGGCGAGTCTGCACGGGGCGCTCAAAGCAGCCGCGCGCTTCAGACATTCCGTGAGGCAAGCGAGGATGACGATGAAATCGAAAggcagtcgctgctggcCAGAGAGTCTCCGCAACGGGTTCAGTTTGAGCGCGACATGTACGAGGAGCTCATGCTAGAGCGCCAGCGCGAGACAGGTGAAATCGCGGACAACGTGCGGGACATCCACGAAATTTTCCAGCATATCAGCGGGATGGTCAACGAGCAAGGAGAGCAGCTCGAGGTCGTCGACAATAACCTCTCTGCGGCAGAGCGCGCTACTCGCAACGCCTcgcagcacctgcgccgcgcgcagcagtATCAAACAACGTCCTCCCGGAACAAGATTCTCTTCATATGCATGCTGATCATGCTTGCCATCGTTAGCATTGGCCTTCTCCTCAGCTGA
- a CDS encoding putative ras-like small GTPases: MVFLRLRVAVVGEPTSGKTAFVQMVHSNGAVFPKNYLLTMGCDFVVKEFVMDEDNTVEVSLLDVAGQRLYDRMTAHYLESVSAFILVYDVSNKGTFESCRKWVTKARAVKKDIIGFLVANKMDLAEKAEVTDNQAEVFARANQLTFFKCSALRGTGTVEPVEKLARLFLEAYQKRLTQLSQVSTSS; this comes from the coding sequence ATGGTTTTCTTGCGCCTCCGCGTCGCTGTGGTCGGTGAGCCAACCTCCGGCAAAACGGCATTCGTGCAGATGGTGCACAGCAACGGTGCCGTCTTTCCCAAAAACTACCTCCTGACAATGGGGTGCGACTTTGTTGTAAAGGAGTTCGTGATGGACGAGGACAACACGGTCGAGGTGTCGCTCCTGGATGTGGCGGGGCAGCGGCTGTATGATCGCATGACGGCTCATTATCTAGAGAGCGTGTCTGCCTTTATTCTCGTGTACGACGTCTCAAACAAGGGAACGTTCGAGTCGTGTCGGAAGTGGGTGACTAAGGCGAGGGCTGTGAAGAAGGACATTATCGGCTTCCTCGTGGCGAACAAGATGGACCTCGCTGAGAAAGCAGAGGTCACGGACAACCAAGCAGAGGTATTTGCACGCGCAAACCAGCTTACCTTTTTCAAGTGCTCAGCGCTGCGCGGCACGGGCACGGTGGAGCCCGTGGAGAAGCTCGCGCGTCTGTTCTTGGAGGCGTATCAGAAGAGGCTGACCCAGTTGTCACAGGTCAGCACAAGTTCGTGA